One Malania oleifera isolate guangnan ecotype guangnan chromosome 10, ASM2987363v1, whole genome shotgun sequence genomic region harbors:
- the LOC131165281 gene encoding glycosyltransferase BC10-like, whose product MFSSPIVPAFALVLSLPLLFLVGPRFLPPKHLQIFPSDELDDLALFSRATVASLRAPKAVSRLATANPQPKIAFLFLTNSDLTFAPLWERFFHGNRRRFNIYVHADPSSKLTRPGGVFDGRFITARRTERASPTLISAARRLLATAILDDHSNHFFALLSQHCIPLHSFDFVYNSLFKSPSSPARTESPSLRFYYRSFIEILANESTLWDRYIARGKYVMLPEVQFEQFRVGSQFFILTQKHALLVIKDRKLWRKFRLPCLNTDSCYPEEHYFPTLLSMRDPSGCSHYTLTRVNWTGSAGGHPHTYKPAEVSPELVYKLRQSNSSYSFFFARKFSPDCLKPLMEMADRFIFRD is encoded by the coding sequence ATGTTCTCATCACCAATCGTCCCAGCCTTCGCCCTCGTCCTCTCGCTCCCTCTCCTCTTCCTGGTCGGCCCCAGGTTCCTCCCTCCCAAACATCTTCAAATCTTCCCCTCCGACGAGCTCGACGACCTCGCCCTCTTCAGCCGCGCCACCGTCGCCTCCCTCCGCGCCCCCAAAGCCGTTTCCCGATTGGCCACCGCAAATCCCCAACCCAAAATCGCGTTCCTCTTCCTCACCAACTCCGATCTCACATTCGCCCCTTTGTGGGAGCGATTCTTCCACGGTAACCGCCGCCGATTCAACATCTACGTCCACGCCGATCCCTCCTCCAAACTGACCCGTCCCGGTGGCGTCTTCGACGGCCGATTCATTACAGCGAGAAGGACCGAGCGCGCGTCCCCCACGCTCATCTCCGCCGCACGGAGGCTCCTCGCCACCGCCATTCTCGATGATCATTCGAATCACTTCTTCGCCCTTTTGTCTCAGCATTGCATTCCCCTGCATTCCTTCGATTTCGTGTACAACTCTCTCTTCAAATCCCCGTCTTCGCCGGCGAGAACAGAGTCGCCTTCGCTCCGATTTTATTACCGTAGCTTCATCGAAATTCTCGCAAACGAGTCGACATTGTGGGATCGGTACATCGCCAGAGGCAAATACGTGATGCTCCCGGAGGTACAGTTCGAGCAATTCCGGGTCGGATCTCAGTTCTTCATTCTGACCCAGAAGCACGCGTTGTTGGTGATCAAAGATCGGAAGCTATGGAGGAAATTCAGACTGCCGTGCTTGAACACCGATTCGTGCTATCCGGAAGAGCACTACTTCCCGACACTTTTGTCAATGCGGGATCCGAGTGGGTGCAGTCACTATACCCTGACCCGGGTGAACTGGACCGGTAGTGCGGGCGGGCACCCGCATACGTACAAGCCGGCGGAGGTGTCGCCGGAGCTTGTGTACAAACTGAGACAGTCGAATTCGAGTTATTCGTTCTTCTTCGCTCGGAAATTCTCGCCGGATTGCTTGAAGCCGTTAATGGAGATGGCTGATAGATTTATTTTCCGGGACTAA